DNA sequence from the bacterium genome:
AGAAGATCAACATGCGGCCGAGCTTCGGGCTGACTTCCGCGGCCACCGCGGCGTGGTCAATCACCTCGGCGTCGGCCTGCTTCATGGCCTCGTTGAGCCGCGCGTTCTCCAGTTGGGCCTGCACGTTCTGGTAGCTGATCTTGGCCAGCTCCACCCGGTCGAGCAGGCGGCGCAGGTGTGCCAGCTTAGCGGGCATCATGTGCTTCTGGGCCTTCAGGCGAGCGACCGTGGCCGTCAGGTTGCGGACGCGCGCCTGTCCTGTCGCCAACTGGCGCTGGGCGGAGACCAGCTCATGCCGCAGGTTCGCCTGCTCGGTCTCGGGCTCAACGCTGGTCTGGGTAATGGTCTCCGGCAGGCGAGCGATCTCTGCCTGTAGCGCCTCGATCTGGTCCTTGAGCTGCTGCACCGCCGGCCAGTTGTCGGTATAGCGGGCGCGGAGCTGCACGAGCTGCATCTGCGCCTGCTGCAGTTGCTCCAGCTTGCCCTGGCGTTCGGGGTTGGGGGCTTCGTGCTTGACCGTGCGGAAGCCGGGCGTGTGGGCTAGCTGCCCCTGGAGCACGGCGATATCCGACTGGACCGCCGCCAGTGAGGTCTGCGCTTCCTCGAGTTGGGCCTCGTACGTGCGGAGTTGCTCCACGGCGCCCCGGGGCTCGTCCTCCGGCATGACGATCCCGATCTGCTCCTGGTAGGCGGCCGCCGCGCCTTGGGCTTCGTCCAACATATCGCGCGCCCGCCGCATGGCCTCGTCCAGGAACTGCTTGGCGGCGGTGGACTCCACCTGGCGCAACTGCAGGCTCTTGCGCACGAATGCCTTGGCGACCTCGTTGGCGAACTCGATGGCGTACCGGTTGTCGCGGTGAACCGCCTCGATGCGCAGCAAGTCGGGCTCGTTGGGGGAGGCGTTGATGCTGGCGGCGATTTCCTGCCCGCTCACGTGGATGTCGTCGCCGGCGGTGCGGTTGGCCAGCTCTTTGGCGGCGGCGTCGGCGCAGTCAATGCTGGCGGCGATGCGGGCCTGGGTCTGAAGGGCGAGGTCCTCGCGCTGGGGGCCCTGCACGTTGGGGTCGCCGACCCAGATGATCGGCTGGCCCTGGCGGCGGATGATGACGACGGCAGAGGCTTTGTAGGTCTTGGGGTAGGAGACGGTATAGAGGCCGCCAATGACCATGGCCGCCAGGGCGACCATGATGACGAACCACTTGCGCTTGGTTAGGATGCGCAGGTAGTCGCGGGCATCGAAACGCCTGAGGACTGTTTCCATGATCTAATTCTGCGAGTCGTATCGGATGCGCCCAAAAACCCGACACGGATGAGGCGAAAGTGCCGCGACCACAGCCATGGCGAATAGTGTGAATTATAGAGTGGTTTGGAGGCAAGTGTCAACGTCCGCACCAGTGTTTTCCGCTTCGTGTCACCTGGAGCCCAGGGACGGGCAATGGTGGCACTGAGCTTGCCAGGGGCGGGGCGCCGCAGTACAATTGCGCTATCAGCCTCGTCTCGGAGGTGCGGTATGTGCTGGCGGATCCTGGCGCTTGCCATGGTGCTCGTGTTGGTCATGTTGCTCCTCGGCTCGTGCGCCGGCAGCAACTCAGACGACGGCAGCGACGATGGCGGTGACGACGGTGGTGGTAGTGGCGGCGGAGACGACGGCGGCGGAGACGATGGCGGCGGCGGCAGCGACGATGGCGGCCCGCCTCCTCCCCCGGTTGTCTGACCCCGGAGCACGTCCTGCGCGCCCGGCGCCTCAAAGGTGCCGGGCGTTTGCGTTGGCACGGGAAGGAAACGCCCGGTGCGGGTCGAACCGCTAGCCCGGCAAGCTTCGCCACGGAGGACCGCAGATGCCGAAGGCACTGAACTTGAGCCGTTCCCTGGAGACCTGGTCGCGCGCCGAGGCGCTGATCGCGGGGGGCACGCAGACGAACTCCAAGCGCCCCAGCGCCTACGCGCCAGGGGCATACCCCGTCTACGCCGACCGGTCGCAGGGCTGCCGCGTCTGGGATGTGGATGGCAATGAGTACATAGACTACGTGCTGGGCCTGGGGCCGATCACCCTGGGGTACTGCTATCCGGCCGTGGATGAAGCCATCCGCGAGCAACTGAGCAAGGGCATCGTGTGGGGCCTCCTGACGCCGCTGGAGGTCGAGTGTGCCGAACTGCTGTGCGAGATGGTGCCCTGCTGCGAGATGGTGCGGTACCTGAAGGGCGGCTCTGAGGTCACCAGCGCCGCCGCGCGCATCGTCCGCGCCTACACCGGCCGAGAGATGATCCTCAACAGCGGCTACCGCGGCTGGGCCGACACGTGGTCGGCGGCGCATGAGCCGCCCATCGGCCGCGGCATCCCCGAATGCCTCCGCAGCATGGTCAAGAGCTTCCCGCGCGATGACCTCAACGTCCTGGAAGACTTGCTGAAGCGCTACGGCAACAAGGTGGCGGCGGTGTTTGTGGATGAGGCCGGCGGCAGCGAAGCGCCGCGTGAAGTCGTGCAGGGGCGCCGCGCGCTGTGCGACAAGTACGGCGTGCTGCTCGTGTACGATGAGATCGTCTCCGGCTTCCGCATGGCCCCCGGCGGGGCGCAGGAGTACTACGGCGTGACGCCCGACCTGGCGTGCTTCGCCAAGGGCATCGCCAACGGCATGCCCCTGGCGGCGGTGTGTGGGAAGAAGGAGGTCATGCAGCTCGCCAAGGACCTGCTCATCAGCATCACCTACGGCGGCGAGGCGCTGTCGCTGGCGGCCGCCGTAGCCTGCATGAAGGAATACCGGGCCAAGCCCGTGCACGAGACCATCCGGGCCACGGGGCAGGCGCTCGTGGATGGCTTCAACGCCCTGGGCGCCAAGCACGGCGTGCCCTTCAGCGCCTCCGGGCCGGTCATGATGAGCGCCCAGCGGTTCGCCTATGACGACGCCGCGCTCAACAACGACTGCTGGACGCTGCTGCTGCAGGAGATGGCCAAGCGCGGCGTCCTGATTCGGCGCGGTGGGCTGCTGTTCGTCACCTTCAGCCATGATGAGGCGGCCGTGGCGGCGACGCTGGCGGCGCTGGACGAGTCTCTGGCCGTCATCCGCGAAGCCGTGGACGGGGGCGACGTCGCGAAGTACTTGCAGACAGGTGAGGTGCAGCAGAGCTTCCGGAGGTTCTGAGCGGCGGGCAGGTGGGCCTGCGGCCGACCGTCCTGCGGACGGTGACGGCAACGGCGCCGCCGGAGGGAGGATGGGGGGGCGGGCCGGCGACCGGGGACTGAAGTCCCCGGCTGGGGTGCGCTCCTGCGGAGCGCCAATCGTCCTTCGGACGAACGGCCCCGGCCCTGTGAAGTGCCAATCGTCCTTCGGACGAACGGCCCCGGCCCTGTGAAGTGCCAGTCGTCCTTCGGACGGACGGCCCTGGCTGTGCGAAGTGTCCGGTCATCCTTCGGGCGAACAAGTGCCGTTCGGGCTTGCCGTGAGCGTCCGCAGGACGCTTGGCGGCGCGAAGCGCCGCACCTCAGCCGGGCGCTTCAGCGCCCGTGACCGTGCGGCCCCCCTTCTTCTCACGGTCGTGCCGTTCCGCGTCCGCAGGACGCTCGGCCCTAGGCCCTGACCATCGTGGAGGTCCATCATGCAGCGAATGCTTGTCTTGCTCCTCCTGCCGGTCACTACCACCATCGCCTTCGCCGCCGAGAGCGGCCTCGTCGGGCACTGGCGCTTTGACGGCGCCGGGCCGCAGGTCGCCGATCTGTCCGGCAGGGGCCATGCCGCTACCCTCACCGGCGGGCAGATCGCCACTGAGGGGCAGAAGCGCTTTCTGCACATGGATGGCAACACGCGCCTGGAAGTGCCCTCCGCGCCCGATCTGTGCCTGCGGCGGGGCTTCACCATCGAGATGCGCGTGCGGATCGCCGACCTCGCCGACGGGCGGTTGCTAGCCTTCAAGGACAACGAGTACCTGCTGCGCGTGGACTGGCCGGTGGAGAGCCAGCAGCTCTCGTGGTTCGTGAACCTGGGGACGGGGTGGGAGCCCCGGGCCAGCGCCTTCAAGCCTGCCCTGAGCGAGTGGTACCACCTCGCGGCGGTGTGGGACGGGATGCAACTCACGCTGTGGGTCAATGGCCTGCCCTACACGCGATCGCGCCAGGGCGATCCGCCCCCCGCCACCAGCAACCCGCTCCTGATCTGCTCGAACTCCGGCTTCGGCCGGGGGCTGGTGGGCGACCTGGAGTACGCGAAGGTCTACAGCCGGGCCCTGAGCACCGCGGAGATCATCAAGGCTGCCTACGGCGCCGACGGCAAGCCCCTGTCCCCGCAGACGACCCAGGGCCGCTTCGACTTCACCCAGGGCCCGGCAGGCTGGCAGGCCCGTGAGGGCGCGACGGTCAAGCCCGGCGCGGACGGCCTGGCGGTCACCTGCGCCAGCCCCTTTGCCGGGATCATGCACGACAACCTCGACGTGGATGTCAGCAAGCTGGACTACCTGACCGTGCGGATGGCGGTGGACAAGGGCAGCACGGCTACGCTCATCTTCGTGACGAGCCAGGGCGCGGGGCGCGCCCCGTTCGCCATCCAGGGCGACGGGCAGCCCCACACGTACCTGCTGGAGCCCTGGGAGCGGGCCGGCTGGGGCGGGAAGCTCATGCTGCTGGGGCTAGTTCCATCCGAGCAGGTGGGGGCCACGGCGACGGTGCGGTACATCCGCGCCACCGCCGAGCCCGAGGGGGAGGGCGAGCTGGGCCTGCAGGGCCTGACGGCCGACGCCACGCTGCCCCGCACGGGCCGCACCGAGAAGGTGGCCGTCAAGCTCAGCAACAACGGCGGACCGGCCGAGGGGATTAAGGTGACGCTGCAGGCGCCCAAGGGCGTGGAACTGCTCGCCCCGGCCACGCAGGTTGTGCCGAAGCTGGCGTACCTGCAAGAACGGGAGTTGGTCTGGCCCGTGCGAGCCAAGCAGGCCGGCAGCATGGGCTTCACCGTCGCCGCCGCCGGGGCGCAGACGAACCGGGCGGCGCTGACGAACGCCATCGCCTTCCTGCCGGCGCTGAAGCTGCCCAAGGCGAGCTACGCGCCCGTGCCCAAGCCCGTGGACACCGGGCCGTACCAGCTCTGGACCCACTACTGCCCGCTGTGGAAGCAGGGAACGCACTACGGGTGGAAGATGATCGAGCCGTGGCCCAACCGCAAGCCCGTGCTGGGTTGGTACAACGAGGGCACACCCGAAGTGGCGGACTGGCACATCAAGTATTGGCTGGAGCACGGCATATCCGCCGTCATCTACTGCTGGTATCGCGCCAACCTCGAACCCCAGATCCAGGAGCACATCGGCCACGCGCTCAACGACGGGCTGCTCCACGCCCGCTATCTGAGCATGATCCACTATGGGATCATGTGGGAAAACGGCTGTGGTGCGGGGGTCAAGAACGCCGATGACCTGCTGAACAACCTCTTCCCGTACTGGCTCGACCACTACTTCACCCATCCCCAGTACGTCAAGATTGACGGCAAGCCGGTGCTGTACATCTGGGTGCCGGGGAATGTCACCAAGCACCTGGGGGGCAGCGACAAGGTGCGCGAGACGTTCGACGTGATGCGGCAGAAGTGTCGCGAGCGGGGGCTGAAGGGCCTCTATCTCGTGGGCTGCTGCGGCGGGGCGGACAAGGCGTCTCTGGCGCGCATGAAGGCCGAGGGCTGGGACGCCACCTCGGCCTACGGCAACGGCTGGACGTACCCCAAGGACACGGTGCGCGCGGGTGACCTGTCGTACGCCCCGGCCGAGGGCTTCGCCGTGCAGCAGGAGGCCATCTGGAAGGCCAAGCAGGAGATCGGGGCCCTGCCCGACATCACCGCCGCCATGATGGGCTGGGACTCCCGGCCATGGCATTCGTCGAGCTTCTACTGGGCCGACAACACCGCCGAGAAGTTCCGCGACCTGTGCCGGCGGGCCAAGGCCGTCATGGACAGCCGCCCGGGCAACGGCCCCGACCGCAACGCCATCATCTTCTGCTGCTGGAATGAGTTCGGCGAGGGGCACTACATCGAGCCGACGCGCGGCTATGGCTTTGGCTACGTGGATGTGATCCGCGAGGTATTCACGCAGGCCCCGACGAAGCACACCGACCTGGCGCCCGAAGATGTCGGGCTGGGGCCGTACGACTCCTGGTACCGCGAGGCGCGGCAGGCCGTGACGCAGCAGGTCTCGCAGCAGTCCTCCTGGACTGGCGCGGACCTGCGGCAATGGCCCGGGATGATGGGCACCAAGGACTTCAGCGTCACCGACGGGGTGCTGAAGTTCACGGCCGCCACGAGCGATCCAGCCCTGTCATCGCCGGCACTGCGGCTGCGGGGGAGCAGGTTCTCCCGCCTGGTCGTAGAGATGCGGGTGAGCCAGGCGAGCGGCGCGCAGGTCTTCTGGACCAATGCGACGGTCCCTCACGCGGTTGAGCACGCCAGCGCCCATGCCCAGGCCCCCGCCGACGGCCAGTTCCACCGTCTCGTCTTCGAGGTCGGCCAGAACGAGGCCTGGGGCGGGTGCATCACCAGCCTGCGGTTCGACCCGACGAGCGTGGCGGGGGCAGTGGTGGAGATCAAGAGCATCGTGTTGGAGTAGGGCACGCAATGACCAGATTCGTGGGTTCACAGGATGAGACACATTCTCGCCGTTGACGGCGGCGGCTCGAAGACAGATGCCGTACTGCTCGATGAGACCGGAACCGTGCTGGGGTGGGGGCGAGGCGGACCCGTGCATGGGTTCTACAGCACACCCCAGGAGGTCGCCACCTCCTACCTGCAGGCCATGACGCAGGCCCTGGGCGACCGCCGGGTGGGCGAGGTCATGGTGGCCGGCGGCCCGCCGCACGGCCCGGCCATGGACGCCGTCGCCCGCCAGGCCAGACGTGTCGAGCACCTGGTGTGCAACGAAGTGGACACCGCTTTTGCCTCCGTGCAGCGCGAGTGGGGCATGGTGACCCTGTCGGGCACCGGTTCGTTCGTCTACGGCCGTACGCCGGGCGGCGAAGTGCGGCACTTCGGGGGCGTCGGTCCGGTCCTGGGCGACTACGGCAGCGCCTACCAGATCGGTCTCTACGGCCTGCGAGCGGCGTTCTCCTCGCGGTGGACCGAGGCCCGTCGCACCTCGCTGGAGACGGAAGTGCCGAAGGTGTACGGGCTGTCCGACCTGCGGGCAGTCTTCCACCGGGTGTACGGCGACGGCCTGTCGCGGCGGGAGATTGCCGCGGCTGCCCGTACGGTGGATGAGCAGGCGGAGGCGGGAGACCGGGTGGCCGTCGGCTGTCTGCGCACCGCGGCGGACGAACTGGCCGCCCTGGCCCTCGATGTCATCGGCGAGTTGCACATGCAGGAGTTGACCTTCCCGATGATCGCCATCGGGAGCGTGGCGCAGAAGTCGCGCCTGTGGTGGGAGCGCCTGTGCGAGCGAGTGCTGGCCGTTGCGCCGCACGCTGAGCCGATCATCCCCCCGGTCCGCCCCGTCATCGGCGCGGCGCTGCTGGGGATGAAGCGCCTGGGGATTGGCTGGACGCCCGAGCTGGTGGCGCGGATCGTGGAGACGCAGAGACCGTTCCTGGCGAAGCTGGGGTAGGGCCGTCGCGGTCGGTGACCGCTCGTACAGGCGGCCCTACGGAGGGTCGCGGTCGGTGACCGCTCCCACGAGCGCCCGCACGCGATCCCAACTGTCTACAATAGCGAAGGATGATGAGCATGCTTTCCCAACGCTACCTCAACCGCATCCGCCAGATGCTCGACGAGATCGAGCAGACACAACTCGACAAGATCGAGCAGGCCGGGCAGATGATCGCCGACAGCCTGGCCAATGGTGGGGCCTTCTTCATCACCCCTATCGGCCACGGCACCATGCCCGAGCTGCTGCACCGCGGCGGGGGCCTCATGTGCCTGCGGGGCTTCAACCCGAGCTGGAGCGTGCCCCAGGACGTGGCCGCCTGCCACCGGGGCCGCCCGCGCGAGGAGGAGGTCGTGCTGCAGGACGAGATGATGCTGGCGGCGGTGAAGTCGTCGGAGTTGCGGCCCGGCGACTGCGTGCTGGTGGGCTCGGTATCGGGGCGCACCTCGTCGGCCGTGGCGCTGTCCCTGGCGCTCAAGCAGTGCGGCGCCACTGTCATCGCCCTAGTGGCGCTGGACTACGCGGCCCAGGTCACGTCCGCCCATCCCTCCGGCAAGCTGCTCAACGAGGTCGCCGACCTGGTCGTTGACATGCGCGTGCCGTTCGGCGACGGTTCCCTGGACGTGGAGGGCCTGGAGGCTCCGGCGCTGCCCCTGTCGGGGATATCGCAGGCCACGATCTGCTGGATGGTCTGCGGCGCGGTGATTGACCAGATGCTGGCCAAAGGCCTCACCCCGGCGGTCTACATGAGCGCCAACCGCGAGGGCGGGCCGGAGTACAACAAGAAGCTTGAGGAGCAGTACAACAAGGTGGGGTACTGAGCGGCCGTTGGAGGGGCCGGATATTACCCGGCCCGTTGTAGGCTGCTCCAGCCCCAACGCGGCATCCGTCAGGAACGGCGGGCCGGATGATATCCGGCCCCTCCATGGGAGCGAGTCATGTCAGCGCAAGCATACTTCGATGCTGTGGAGGTCGGCCTGAAGCGGCTGCGAGAGACGCAGCTTCAGGTCATCGAGCAAGCGGCCGATGTGCTGGTGGAGGCCATTGTCTCGGACCGCAAGCTCTTCGCCTTCGGGGCGACGCACAGCTTCATCCTGCCGATGGAGATGATCTACCGCACGGGCGGCCTGATGCTGGTGAACCCCATCTACCCACACGGGATGGACCTATCGGTGCGACCGCTGACGCTCACCTCGCAGATCGAGCGGGTGGAGGGCGTCGGGCGACAGCTCCTGGAGGCCACCCCGGCGGGCGCTGGCGATGTGCTGATCATCGCCTCGGCGTCGGGGCGCAACCCGATTGTGGTGGACATGGCGCTGGCGGCGCGGGAGCGGGGGATGACCGTCATTGGCCTGGTGGCGGTGGAGTATGCCAGCCGGTCCACCAGCCGCCATTCGTCGGGCAAGCTGCTGCCCGAGCTATGCGACCTGGTGATTGACCAGTGCGCCCCGTACGGCGATGCCGCGGTCGAGGTGCCGGGGCTGGTCCAGAAGACCGGCCCGCTGTCGAGCGTACTGGGTTGCACGATCGTCAATGCGCTGACTTGTGAGGTGGTGGCGCGTCTGGTGGCCCGGGGCGAGACGCCGCCGGTGTTCGTCAGC
Encoded proteins:
- a CDS encoding polysaccharide biosynthesis tyrosine autokinase; this translates as METVLRRFDARDYLRILTKRKWFVIMVALAAMVIGGLYTVSYPKTYKASAVVIIRRQGQPIIWVGDPNVQGPQREDLALQTQARIAASIDCADAAAKELANRTAGDDIHVSGQEIAASINASPNEPDLLRIEAVHRDNRYAIEFANEVAKAFVRKSLQLRQVESTAAKQFLDEAMRRARDMLDEAQGAAAAYQEQIGIVMPEDEPRGAVEQLRTYEAQLEEAQTSLAAVQSDIAVLQGQLAHTPGFRTVKHEAPNPERQGKLEQLQQAQMQLVQLRARYTDNWPAVQQLKDQIEALQAEIARLPETITQTSVEPETEQANLRHELVSAQRQLATGQARVRNLTATVARLKAQKHMMPAKLAHLRRLLDRVELAKISYQNVQAQLENARLNEAMKQADAEVIDHAAVAAEVSPKLGRMLIFSLMLGLAAGVALALFLEALDDTLHSPEDIAAYTEVTFLGMVPLLEDPSQGLITVVSPKSPPAEAYRTLRSNIHFAQVDHPARTFLVTSAGAGEGKTMTTANLAAVFAQAGQEVLLIDTDLRRPSLHRIFNISSDRGLTNVLVGEAVLSDVAFETDVPGLSIVPTGPLPPNPAELLESEQMTRVIERSQELADVVFFDSPPAIVLTDAVIMASKVERTILVAEAGQVTRDAFNEMCRLISNARGTILGVVLNKLRLSAADYYYYYYYYDYSHYSPRRTTPEVPLVAADGQPQAGFAHPDAPTVLEEIFGYENALPPLVPQQPNLFPAPHPPDQPPLFEDDASAIPEAYTPPPVTEPLPPDQPGQPSLESPPMPQIQQQPEQPGEQPPETNGSSPLQDLFGQDNGNQQ
- a CDS encoding aminotransferase class III-fold pyridoxal phosphate-dependent enzyme, translated to MPKALNLSRSLETWSRAEALIAGGTQTNSKRPSAYAPGAYPVYADRSQGCRVWDVDGNEYIDYVLGLGPITLGYCYPAVDEAIREQLSKGIVWGLLTPLEVECAELLCEMVPCCEMVRYLKGGSEVTSAAARIVRAYTGREMILNSGYRGWADTWSAAHEPPIGRGIPECLRSMVKSFPRDDLNVLEDLLKRYGNKVAAVFVDEAGGSEAPREVVQGRRALCDKYGVLLVYDEIVSGFRMAPGGAQEYYGVTPDLACFAKGIANGMPLAAVCGKKEVMQLAKDLLISITYGGEALSLAAAVACMKEYRAKPVHETIRATGQALVDGFNALGAKHGVPFSASGPVMMSAQRFAYDDAALNNDCWTLLLQEMAKRGVLIRRGGLLFVTFSHDEAAVAATLAALDESLAVIREAVDGGDVAKYLQTGEVQQSFRRF
- a CDS encoding glycoside hydrolase family 99-like domain-containing protein, with amino-acid sequence MQRMLVLLLLPVTTTIAFAAESGLVGHWRFDGAGPQVADLSGRGHAATLTGGQIATEGQKRFLHMDGNTRLEVPSAPDLCLRRGFTIEMRVRIADLADGRLLAFKDNEYLLRVDWPVESQQLSWFVNLGTGWEPRASAFKPALSEWYHLAAVWDGMQLTLWVNGLPYTRSRQGDPPPATSNPLLICSNSGFGRGLVGDLEYAKVYSRALSTAEIIKAAYGADGKPLSPQTTQGRFDFTQGPAGWQAREGATVKPGADGLAVTCASPFAGIMHDNLDVDVSKLDYLTVRMAVDKGSTATLIFVTSQGAGRAPFAIQGDGQPHTYLLEPWERAGWGGKLMLLGLVPSEQVGATATVRYIRATAEPEGEGELGLQGLTADATLPRTGRTEKVAVKLSNNGGPAEGIKVTLQAPKGVELLAPATQVVPKLAYLQERELVWPVRAKQAGSMGFTVAAAGAQTNRAALTNAIAFLPALKLPKASYAPVPKPVDTGPYQLWTHYCPLWKQGTHYGWKMIEPWPNRKPVLGWYNEGTPEVADWHIKYWLEHGISAVIYCWYRANLEPQIQEHIGHALNDGLLHARYLSMIHYGIMWENGCGAGVKNADDLLNNLFPYWLDHYFTHPQYVKIDGKPVLYIWVPGNVTKHLGGSDKVRETFDVMRQKCRERGLKGLYLVGCCGGADKASLARMKAEGWDATSAYGNGWTYPKDTVRAGDLSYAPAEGFAVQQEAIWKAKQEIGALPDITAAMMGWDSRPWHSSSFYWADNTAEKFRDLCRRAKAVMDSRPGNGPDRNAIIFCCWNEFGEGHYIEPTRGYGFGYVDVIREVFTQAPTKHTDLAPEDVGLGPYDSWYREARQAVTQQVSQQSSWTGADLRQWPGMMGTKDFSVTDGVLKFTAATSDPALSSPALRLRGSRFSRLVVEMRVSQASGAQVFWTNATVPHAVEHASAHAQAPADGQFHRLVFEVGQNEAWGGCITSLRFDPTSVAGAVVEIKSIVLE
- a CDS encoding sugar isomerase domain-containing protein, whose translation is MLSQRYLNRIRQMLDEIEQTQLDKIEQAGQMIADSLANGGAFFITPIGHGTMPELLHRGGGLMCLRGFNPSWSVPQDVAACHRGRPREEEVVLQDEMMLAAVKSSELRPGDCVLVGSVSGRTSSAVALSLALKQCGATVIALVALDYAAQVTSAHPSGKLLNEVADLVVDMRVPFGDGSLDVEGLEAPALPLSGISQATICWMVCGAVIDQMLAKGLTPAVYMSANREGGPEYNKKLEEQYNKVGY
- a CDS encoding SIS domain-containing protein, whose translation is MSAQAYFDAVEVGLKRLRETQLQVIEQAADVLVEAIVSDRKLFAFGATHSFILPMEMIYRTGGLMLVNPIYPHGMDLSVRPLTLTSQIERVEGVGRQLLEATPAGAGDVLIIASASGRNPIVVDMALAARERGMTVIGLVAVEYASRSTSRHSSGKLLPELCDLVIDQCAPYGDAAVEVPGLVQKTGPLSSVLGCTIVNALTCEVVARLVARGETPPVFVSANLPGGDEQNAALLARNRDRVFYL